The Blastopirellula marina genomic sequence GATTCCTGCACGGAAACCCTACCCAAGGAACTCGCCAAGGCAGCCTTCGCCAACGCCTGCGATATTGTGCTGGCCGACGGGGTTGTCGAACCAGACGAGAAGGCCTTCATCGATCGGCTCCGAGAGAAACTGCAGATCGATGGCAAAACGGCCAAGACGATCGCCGAAGTGATGGTCATCAAGAACAAAGGTTAGCGATCCGAGATCGCTTCTGCGAACTTCCAACCTTCCGCCGATTGGGATTTTATTTATGTCACTATTTGATGATGTATTAGACGACTCGTCCTTCGCCCCGGAACAGTTTGGCCCCCAAGAAGGTTTCGCCGGAACGCTTCTGGCGGCCTCTGCCTGCGATGGCCATATTGCCGATGAAGAAGTTGGCTCGCTGGTCTCGACACTGACCCGCATGAAGATGTATCAGCATGTGCCACCGCACAAGTTCAATTCGATGATGGATCGCCTGATGGGGATCCTTAAACGAGGTGGACCTGAAAAGCTGATCGCCTCCGCGATTCCAGCCATTCCTCCGGAACTGCGCGAGACGGTCTTCGCCAATGCCTGCGATATCGTGCTAGCCGACGGCGTGGTCGAAGCGGACGAAAAGGAATTCATCGACGACCTGATGATCAAGCTCGAGATGGACAAGAACCGCGCCAAGACGATCGTCCAAGTCATGGTATTCAAGAACCAAGGCTAATCAGGCCAATGCGTCCCTTTCCCATGCCCACGTCGTTGCACGTGGGCATGGTCGTCTATAACTCTGCCATCATGAAACGGGGATGCCTGCCAACGGAAACAGCGGCCGGATCTCGACGGTCCCTCGCTTGGCAGCCGGAAACTTTTCGGCAATGGCAATCGCCTCGTCCAGGTTCGGCACGTCGACAATCACATAGCCACCTAACTGTTCCTTGGTTTCAGTAAAGGGCCCGTCACGGACTTCGGTGCGCCCCGATTTAGCCGTCAGGCTGGTCGCCGTACTGATCGTCTGCAATGGCGAAGCCCCCACAAACTGCCCTTTGGCGACCAGCTCTTCGCACAGCCCAATCGCATATTGCATCTCTTTGGGTAACTCCTCTTGCGTAAAAACCCCTTCCGTGTGGTACATGAGCAGGATGTACTTCATAGTTCAAAACTCTCCGAGAGGA encodes the following:
- a CDS encoding tellurite resistance TerB family protein codes for the protein MSLFDDVLDDSSFAPEQFGPQEGFAGTLLAASACDGHIADEEVGSLVSTLTRMKMYQHVPPHKFNSMMDRLMGILKRGGPEKLIASAIPAIPPELRETVFANACDIVLADGVVEADEKEFIDDLMIKLEMDKNRAKTIVQVMVFKNQG
- a CDS encoding YciI family protein; amino-acid sequence: MKYILLMYHTEGVFTQEELPKEMQYAIGLCEELVAKGQFVGASPLQTISTATSLTAKSGRTEVRDGPFTETKEQLGGYVIVDVPNLDEAIAIAEKFPAAKRGTVEIRPLFPLAGIPVS